One window from the genome of Candidatus Afararchaeum irisae encodes:
- a CDS encoding helix-turn-helix domain-containing protein: MEDLSSDKISFLLRSDNRIRILRALSEESLSLRELMDQLDCPRTTLQGNLNKLAERDWVKKVSGEYEITPEGYVVLSGFIDLNDCFKASETLKPFLKHIPTDRLDEIHLSNLTGSRIILPQEGRPHAPVRRFKQIIETTDRVHAFTPVVLPAYVDVFHRRIMEGMKADLIFEKDVVDSLVSMDREGKITDILEEENTNILVTDHEIEYGLGIADNTLVLKSYGSTQMPRCLVENKSGQGVQWARNVYRNYERESEELGFMV, encoded by the coding sequence ATGGAAGATCTGTCTTCTGATAAGATCAGCTTCCTACTGAGATCCGATAACCGTATCCGTATTCTTCGCGCCCTCTCGGAAGAGAGCCTATCACTTCGCGAACTGATGGATCAACTCGACTGTCCGAGAACTACGTTGCAGGGAAATCTCAACAAGCTGGCTGAAAGAGATTGGGTGAAGAAGGTCTCAGGAGAGTACGAAATAACTCCAGAGGGTTATGTGGTTCTAAGCGGTTTTATCGATCTAAATGACTGTTTCAAAGCTTCTGAAACTCTAAAGCCTTTTTTGAAACACATACCGACTGATAGACTCGATGAGATACATCTAAGTAATCTAACGGGTTCGAGGATCATTCTACCTCAGGAGGGAAGACCCCACGCACCTGTTAGAAGATTCAAACAGATTATTGAGACGACAGACAGAGTACATGCTTTCACACCCGTCGTGCTCCCGGCTTATGTAGATGTCTTTCATAGACGTATAATGGAAGGTATGAAAGCCGATCTTATATTTGAAAAGGATGTGGTAGATAGTTTGGTGTCTATGGATAGAGAAGGGAAGATAACAGATATACTTGAGGAAGAAAATACAAATATACTCGTAACAGATCACGAGATAGAGTACGGACTCGGTATAGCTGATAATACTTTGGTTCTGAAGTCATACGGAAGCACCCAGATGCCACGTTGCCTCGTGGAAAATAAGTCGGGACAGGGAGTTCAGTGGGCTAGAAACGTATATAGGAATTATGAACGCGAATCTGAAGAGCTCGGTTTCATGGTATAG
- a CDS encoding rhodanese-like domain-containing protein, with protein MKTITADKLEEMKESGEEFVLIDVLGEDHFEEEHIPGALNIPLERIASEALSRFDKDEKIVVYCADDECSASPRAAEKLEDLGFENVIDFEAGVDGWKKSGREVESGMKTEV; from the coding sequence ATGAAAACCATAACCGCAGATAAACTCGAAGAGATGAAGGAAAGCGGCGAGGAGTTCGTCCTCATCGACGTGCTCGGGGAAGACCATTTCGAGGAGGAGCATATACCGGGTGCCCTAAACATACCCCTCGAACGAATAGCGAGCGAAGCACTTTCGAGGTTCGACAAGGACGAGAAGATAGTCGTCTACTGTGCCGATGACGAGTGTTCGGCGAGTCCGAGGGCGGCTGAGAAGCTCGAAGACCTCGGATTCGAGAACGTGATCGACTTCGAGGCGGGTGTAGACGGATGGAAGAAGTCAGGGCGCGAGGTAGAGTCGGGGATGAAGACCGAAGTGTGA
- a CDS encoding DUF5784 family protein has translation MAGPLRFRRSRQNWSRKRVEESLLKPLDSKIGARITGGFDVPEAYSSCRFEMDNGDIALFAWKNDAREGYWLGNTQTPEVLWETDKYRFGHDAVPYGISRGAQRELLGEIEERMPWVSSYPYLSWFFLPVLLSKDGRKTVPDFFRENAAGFPDATHDDAASFYEEFLSTGILDDYRYEMSTKVGTSSELDLTRMASAMSEFTAARILDEAGYEITPEIGVDTGHSLDFAAESSDGVRDDPLLIEVTRPLPPDRRSANCPVEAVHETVDAKSSGQLRDHDAVLFVDCSNFGDDDWESVVESKPSLSHKPAVVFRTRPDRDSHTRAYLDGFTSLNINSVVDWV, from the coding sequence GTGGCAGGTCCTCTGCGTTTCAGACGTTCGAGACAAAACTGGAGCCGAAAACGGGTCGAGGAGTCGCTTCTCAAGCCTCTCGACTCTAAGATAGGAGCACGTATAACAGGCGGCTTCGACGTCCCCGAAGCCTACTCGTCGTGCAGGTTCGAGATGGACAACGGCGACATAGCCCTCTTCGCTTGGAAGAACGACGCGAGAGAGGGTTACTGGCTCGGAAATACTCAGACTCCCGAGGTACTCTGGGAGACCGACAAGTACAGATTTGGGCACGATGCTGTACCGTACGGTATCTCGAGGGGAGCACAGAGAGAACTCCTCGGCGAAATCGAGGAACGTATGCCGTGGGTTTCGTCGTATCCCTACCTCTCGTGGTTCTTCCTTCCGGTTCTCCTCTCGAAGGACGGCAGGAAGACCGTACCCGACTTCTTCCGTGAAAACGCCGCGGGATTTCCCGACGCAACACACGATGACGCGGCGTCGTTCTACGAGGAGTTCCTCTCGACGGGTATTCTCGACGACTACAGATACGAGATGTCGACTAAGGTCGGAACTAGCTCCGAACTCGACCTCACGAGGATGGCGTCGGCGATGTCAGAGTTCACCGCTGCGCGGATACTCGACGAGGCGGGCTACGAGATCACTCCCGAGATAGGCGTCGACACGGGACACAGCCTCGACTTCGCCGCCGAAAGTTCGGATGGAGTTCGAGACGACCCTCTTCTGATCGAGGTCACGCGTCCACTTCCTCCCGACAGACGGTCGGCGAACTGCCCCGTCGAGGCTGTACACGAGACAGTAGACGCGAAATCGAGTGGACAGCTAAGAGACCACGACGCAGTCCTCTTTGTCGACTGTTCGAACTTCGGTGACGACGACTGGGAATCCGTGGTCGAATCTAAGCCGTCTCTGAGTCACAAGCCGGCTGTCGTCTTCCGGACACGTCCTGACAGGGACTCACACACTCGTGCGTACCTCGACGGCTTCACGTCCCTAAATATAAACAGCGTGGTCGACTGGGTCTGA
- the cyaB gene encoding class IV adenylate cyclase, producing MIEVEVKVRADIDEVRQRLEEMGAERHGSKTQVDTYYSAPHRDFAETDEALRIRRFDGETRLTYKGPKLDTQTKSREEFELEVGDDDTMDSVLTSLGFEEFETVRKEREVYEVDGYHVLLDDVDGVGEFVEVETEADEESLDDARDGVKDVLGEVGLDPGDSITTSYLGLLVSQEEEEGQKT from the coding sequence ATGATAGAAGTCGAGGTCAAGGTACGTGCCGACATAGACGAGGTCAGACAGAGACTCGAAGAGATGGGAGCCGAGAGACACGGTTCGAAGACTCAGGTCGATACCTACTACTCGGCACCCCACAGGGACTTCGCAGAGACTGACGAGGCGTTACGCATAAGAAGGTTCGACGGCGAGACACGTCTGACCTACAAGGGTCCTAAGCTCGACACCCAGACGAAGTCACGTGAGGAGTTCGAACTTGAAGTCGGTGATGACGACACGATGGACTCCGTACTCACCTCGCTCGGCTTCGAGGAGTTCGAGACTGTCAGAAAAGAAAGAGAGGTCTATGAAGTCGACGGCTACCACGTCCTTCTCGACGACGTAGACGGTGTCGGGGAGTTCGTCGAAGTCGAGACAGAAGCCGACGAGGAGAGCCTAGACGACGCACGTGACGGAGTCAAAGACGTCTTAGGGGAAGTCGGACTCGATCCCGGGGACTCGATAACCACGTCGTATCTGGGTCTCCTCGTCTCACAGGAAGAGGAAGAGGGGCAGAAGACCTAA
- a CDS encoding ribose-phosphate diphosphokinase — MIVAGSESQALAARVAHESGDDLVEVEYERFPDGESLVRVPGIEDSRAVVVASTPTDETYIELLQTIDACSDAERVDVVMPYMGYARQDKKFEEGEPVTARALGRAVSDGVDSVTTVNVHEPSVLDWFDAETQNLDAVSVLGEKLEDTVESDSPIVLSPDAGAIELAESAQSVLGGEVDYLEKTRISGDEVEIQPKELSVEGREVVIVDDMVATGGTMSTAVELLEEQGAEKVYAACVHPVFARNAVLRLYSAGVEEVVTTDTLKSGLDTVSVASLIADSL, encoded by the coding sequence ATGATAGTAGCAGGTTCGGAGTCACAGGCACTCGCCGCACGTGTCGCCCACGAGTCGGGAGACGATCTCGTAGAAGTCGAGTACGAGAGGTTCCCTGACGGCGAGAGTCTCGTGAGAGTCCCGGGTATAGAGGACAGTAGAGCCGTAGTAGTCGCGAGTACACCTACTGACGAGACGTATATAGAGCTCCTTCAGACCATAGACGCGTGCTCCGACGCCGAGAGAGTAGACGTAGTGATGCCGTACATGGGATATGCGAGACAGGACAAGAAGTTCGAGGAGGGCGAGCCTGTCACCGCGAGGGCACTCGGACGTGCAGTCTCGGACGGTGTCGACTCGGTCACCACGGTCAACGTACACGAGCCTTCTGTACTCGACTGGTTCGACGCTGAGACCCAAAACCTTGATGCAGTGTCGGTTCTCGGAGAAAAGCTGGAAGACACCGTCGAGTCGGACTCTCCAATCGTCCTCTCGCCCGATGCCGGCGCGATAGAACTCGCCGAGTCGGCACAGTCTGTTCTCGGTGGTGAGGTCGACTACCTAGAGAAGACACGTATCTCGGGCGACGAGGTCGAGATACAGCCCAAGGAGCTCTCTGTCGAAGGGAGAGAAGTCGTGATAGTCGACGACATGGTAGCCACGGGTGGCACTATGAGTACCGCCGTCGAGCTTCTCGAAGAACAGGGTGCCGAGAAGGTCTACGCGGCGTGTGTCCATCCAGTCTTCGCCAGAAACGCCGTCCTGAGACTCTACTCCGCGGGCGTAGAAGAGGTCGTAACTACTGACACGCTCAAGTCGGGTCTCGACACAGTCTCTGTAGCGAGTCTGATCGCAGACTCTCTGTGA
- a CDS encoding SAM-dependent chlorinase/fluorinase: MTDTDVVTLLTDFDDFYVSAMKGVLSSRTDAGTRLVDIYHSVPPQDVRAASFILSNVAAYFPDGTVHCVVVDPGVGTDRRAVVGESGGQYFVGPDNGVLLRAMRRLGEPTVYDYVYEDAKTESNTFHGRDVFAPAAAEVAEGEFEFADENEIDGYVDLDWETARLEDGSTTAEVVYVDSFGNVVTNLDGDEMVEEVGYGSYIEVDGRRVAFERTYAGVDEGEPVCTVGSHGNFEISVNHGSGSDEFGLSSGDRVEMEIGV; this comes from the coding sequence ATGACAGACACCGACGTGGTCACGCTCCTCACGGACTTCGACGACTTCTACGTCTCGGCGATGAAAGGCGTTCTGTCGTCACGCACCGACGCAGGTACACGTCTCGTAGACATCTACCACTCGGTACCTCCCCAGGACGTGCGTGCGGCGTCTTTCATACTCTCAAATGTAGCAGCCTACTTCCCCGATGGAACCGTCCACTGTGTCGTAGTCGATCCCGGAGTCGGAACCGACAGACGCGCCGTCGTCGGCGAGTCGGGAGGTCAGTACTTCGTAGGTCCCGACAACGGCGTCCTTCTGAGAGCGATGAGACGTCTCGGCGAGCCGACAGTCTACGACTACGTCTACGAGGACGCCAAAACCGAGTCAAACACCTTCCACGGAAGAGACGTCTTCGCGCCTGCGGCTGCCGAGGTCGCTGAGGGAGAGTTCGAGTTCGCAGATGAGAACGAGATAGACGGCTACGTAGACCTCGACTGGGAGACTGCGAGGCTTGAGGACGGCAGTACTACCGCCGAGGTCGTCTACGTCGACAGCTTCGGAAACGTAGTCACTAACCTCGACGGCGACGAGATGGTCGAAGAGGTGGGATACGGCTCTTACATCGAGGTCGACGGACGTCGTGTTGCGTTCGAGAGAACATACGCCGGAGTCGACGAGGGAGAGCCCGTCTGTACTGTCGGAAGCCACGGCAACTTCGAGATCAGCGTCAACCACGGAAGTGGGAGCGACGAGTTCGGTCTGTCGTCGGGCGACAGGGTCGAGATGGAGATTGGTGTCTGA
- a CDS encoding Nif3-like dinuclear metal center hexameric protein, which produces MASLTEIGESLEDLLENDDWAGIDASVNGIQVENSGEVEKAAFAVDACVETIDEAASRDADLLVVHHGIVWGSIERLTGQSYDRFRRLVENDIALYVSHLPLDAHGEIGNNAVLIRELGGSPDEGFGEIGGRDVGYVGELDESVGFEAFVDRVKSVTGFDPDVLGFGDDEVERVAVLTGAGGGHIDEAADVDADVFVSGEPKHRAYHDAKEHGVNAVFAGHYHTETFGVRELQRVVEEEFGVATTFIDAPTSV; this is translated from the coding sequence ATGGCAAGTCTCACGGAGATAGGCGAGTCTCTCGAAGATCTTCTGGAGAACGACGACTGGGCGGGGATCGATGCCTCGGTCAACGGGATACAGGTCGAGAACTCGGGAGAGGTAGAGAAGGCGGCGTTTGCGGTCGACGCATGTGTAGAGACTATCGACGAAGCGGCTTCGAGGGACGCCGACCTGCTCGTCGTCCACCACGGGATAGTCTGGGGAAGCATAGAGAGACTCACGGGACAGAGCTACGACAGGTTCAGAAGACTCGTCGAGAACGACATCGCCCTCTACGTCTCACATCTACCACTCGATGCCCACGGGGAGATCGGAAACAACGCAGTCCTTATACGCGAACTCGGAGGCTCTCCCGACGAGGGATTCGGGGAAATAGGAGGACGCGATGTGGGTTACGTCGGCGAACTCGACGAATCAGTGGGATTCGAGGCGTTCGTCGATAGGGTCAAGTCTGTTACGGGATTCGACCCCGACGTACTCGGATTCGGAGACGACGAGGTCGAGAGGGTCGCCGTCCTCACGGGTGCAGGAGGCGGACATATAGACGAGGCGGCGGATGTCGACGCAGACGTCTTCGTCTCGGGCGAGCCCAAACACAGAGCCTACCACGACGCCAAGGAACACGGAGTCAACGCCGTCTTCGCGGGACATTACCACACTGAGACATTCGGTGTGCGCGAGCTACAGAGAGTAGTCGAGGAAGAGTTCGGAGTCGCCACGACGTTTATAGACGCTCCGACCTCGGTCTGA
- a CDS encoding nucleotidyltransferase domain-containing protein, with the protein MEDITELLYRNPHEEFGVRQLRGITEHGAQTTDTAIKLLEQVDLIQTRREGNQKLISINRDRIHKPDDPILEIPQEEFRTPVNTFVDKVENDQKDNLVGVLLFGSVARGEGDRASDIDLQVIVEEDLLESRRSIHDIRQEVEETRFGGNRYELQVLVESVDTAEDYGDKLHEIFSEAITLYQTDKLDELRKVILDG; encoded by the coding sequence ATGGAAGACATAACAGAACTCCTATACAGAAACCCACACGAAGAATTTGGCGTCCGACAACTTCGGGGTATCACAGAACACGGAGCACAGACAACGGATACAGCGATAAAACTCCTTGAACAGGTCGACCTCATCCAAACCAGGAGAGAGGGGAACCAGAAGCTTATCAGCATCAACAGAGACCGGATACACAAACCCGATGACCCCATCCTAGAAATACCACAAGAAGAATTCAGAACCCCTGTGAACACCTTCGTGGATAAAGTAGAGAACGATCAAAAGGACAACTTAGTCGGTGTTCTCCTGTTCGGTAGCGTGGCACGAGGTGAGGGCGATAGAGCCAGTGACATCGACCTACAGGTGATCGTGGAGGAAGATCTACTGGAATCACGGAGAAGCATCCATGACATCAGACAGGAAGTCGAAGAGACGAGGTTCGGAGGAAACCGTTACGAACTACAGGTTCTGGTAGAATCGGTAGACACCGCCGAGGATTACGGAGACAAACTTCACGAGATCTTCTCAGAAGCCATAACGCTCTACCAGACAGACAAACTGGACGAACTACGAAAGGTGATTCTGGATGGATAA
- a CDS encoding redox-regulated ATPase YchF, with protein MSYRIGLVGKPSVGKSTFFNAATMNDVPEGAYPFTTIDPSIGEAYVRTDCAAPEFDEECQPSVGKCEDGTRFVPVKLVDIAGLVPGAHEGKGLGNQFLTDLNETDVLIHVVDFSGKTDPEGEATEGHDPRQDIDFLEEELDAWYLDILEKGIERYESQKMSNPDPEEVLAEQLSAFGISAAGIKQAVLSVGLEVDPLSWDEDDRKTVAREIRERTKPIVIAANKMDTPEAQENWDEITDDPEYEHLDFVPVSAHAEKALKNAKEQNSVEYIPGDDSFEITAELPEKKREGLEQIREFVDEYGGTGVQRSLETAVFDVLELKAVFPGSASGDWTKGPFRDCFLLPGDATAEEFAYHLHSDIGEGFLHGIDCRNDRQVGADTVLDHRDVIEIMSTNQ; from the coding sequence ATGAGCTACAGAATCGGATTAGTCGGCAAGCCCTCAGTCGGCAAGTCGACCTTCTTCAACGCCGCGACGATGAACGACGTCCCCGAGGGCGCGTATCCCTTCACGACGATAGACCCGAGCATAGGCGAGGCTTACGTCCGCACCGACTGTGCCGCCCCCGAGTTCGACGAGGAGTGTCAGCCCTCGGTCGGGAAGTGTGAGGATGGCACGCGTTTTGTCCCCGTGAAACTCGTCGACATAGCGGGTCTCGTCCCCGGGGCACACGAGGGAAAGGGTCTCGGAAACCAGTTCCTCACCGATCTCAACGAGACTGACGTTCTGATACACGTCGTCGACTTCTCGGGTAAGACAGATCCCGAGGGCGAAGCCACAGAGGGTCACGACCCGAGGCAAGACATCGACTTCCTCGAAGAAGAGCTCGACGCGTGGTACCTCGACATACTTGAGAAGGGCATCGAGAGGTACGAGAGCCAGAAGATGTCGAATCCCGATCCCGAGGAGGTACTCGCCGAACAGCTCTCGGCTTTCGGAATCTCGGCGGCGGGGATCAAGCAGGCGGTACTATCAGTGGGTCTCGAAGTCGATCCGCTGTCGTGGGACGAGGACGACAGGAAGACAGTCGCACGTGAGATACGTGAGAGGACAAAGCCGATCGTGATAGCTGCGAACAAGATGGACACACCCGAGGCACAGGAAAACTGGGACGAGATTACCGACGATCCCGAGTACGAACATCTCGACTTCGTCCCTGTCTCCGCACACGCCGAGAAGGCACTCAAGAACGCGAAGGAACAGAACTCAGTCGAGTACATACCCGGCGACGACTCCTTCGAGATCACGGCTGAGCTCCCCGAGAAGAAGAGGGAAGGTCTCGAACAGATACGTGAGTTCGTCGACGAGTACGGCGGCACGGGTGTACAGAGATCACTCGAAACCGCAGTCTTCGACGTCCTCGAACTCAAGGCGGTCTTCCCCGGCTCTGCCTCGGGAGACTGGACCAAAGGTCCCTTCCGAGACTGCTTCCTCCTACCCGGGGACGCCACAGCCGAGGAGTTCGCCTACCATCTACATTCGGACATAGGAGAGGGATTCCTACACGGAATCGACTGCCGTAACGACCGACAGGTAGGAGCCGACACAGTATTAGATCACCGCGACGTGATAGAGATAATGTCTACTAATCAGTGA
- the tmk gene encoding dTMP kinase, with translation MLVTLEGIDGAGKSTVVERLDEVFSDAVFTREPTDSWMGEAVTESVEGERDLSSMAEFFLFVADHAQHVDRVIDPSLEEGSLVISDRYIDSRRAYQAVSLEDEVESPLEWIRSVHDAWTVYPDLTLLLDIDPETAIERTHATAKYEKTEFLEKVRENYIDIASDEDRFVVVDAERPVDEVVDDCRHVIESRL, from the coding sequence ATGCTCGTGACCCTTGAAGGAATAGACGGCGCGGGTAAGTCGACCGTAGTTGAACGTCTCGACGAGGTCTTTTCCGACGCCGTCTTCACTCGCGAACCTACCGACTCGTGGATGGGAGAGGCTGTCACCGAGTCGGTCGAGGGAGAGAGGGATCTTTCCTCTATGGCTGAGTTCTTCCTCTTCGTGGCTGACCACGCCCAACACGTCGACAGAGTGATTGACCCCAGTCTCGAAGAAGGAAGTCTGGTGATCTCGGACAGGTATATCGACTCTCGGCGAGCGTATCAGGCGGTCTCGCTCGAAGACGAGGTCGAGTCGCCTCTCGAATGGATACGGTCGGTACACGACGCCTGGACAGTCTACCCCGATCTCACGCTGCTTCTCGACATAGACCCCGAGACAGCTATCGAGAGAACCCACGCGACTGCGAAGTATGAAAAGACCGAGTTTCTAGAGAAAGTCAGGGAGAACTACATCGATATAGCCTCCGACGAGGATAGATTCGTGGTAGTCGACGCCGAGAGACCCGTCGACGAGGTAGTCGATGACTGCCGACACGTGATAGAGTCACGTCTGTAA
- a CDS encoding cation diffusion facilitator family transporter, whose product MSQTDGGVQSDESDFMRASYLNVGANLVKIAVEGSVGLFFGSMALVADAAHSVADLAASLVVLVWGRLSFVEPDESHPHGHERVEPLTALFVGGVIVVLGGLLLYDNVHKILGGVDSSFSPLLVAGLVFSVADMGFAFWYTRRIAERIGSPSLDALAKDCLNDIYTSGVALIGVAGIWAGFPVLDPVVGGIVSIFVVRQGVEISRENIDYLAGRAPPEEEQERIGETVRSHPEVRGIHDFTAHYVGSKIEVETHVEIDADHSLREAHDIESEIYRSLKEIDSVGDVHIHLDPAGIGEWKEASTEDGSYTDTDTDTEDRERYRKRD is encoded by the coding sequence ATGAGCCAGACCGACGGCGGCGTCCAGAGCGACGAGTCCGACTTCATGAGGGCGTCGTACCTCAACGTGGGGGCTAACCTCGTCAAGATAGCCGTCGAAGGTAGCGTCGGACTCTTCTTCGGGAGTATGGCACTCGTCGCTGATGCGGCTCACTCCGTCGCCGACCTCGCAGCTAGCCTCGTCGTCTTAGTCTGGGGACGTCTCTCATTCGTGGAGCCAGACGAGAGCCATCCCCACGGTCACGAGCGCGTAGAGCCACTCACCGCACTCTTCGTCGGCGGTGTGATAGTCGTACTCGGCGGCTTGCTACTCTATGACAACGTCCACAAGATACTCGGCGGCGTCGACTCGTCTTTCAGTCCGTTGCTAGTCGCGGGTCTCGTCTTCTCGGTCGCTGACATGGGTTTCGCCTTCTGGTACACGAGACGTATAGCCGAGAGGATCGGATCGCCGAGTCTCGATGCCCTCGCGAAGGACTGCCTCAACGACATATATACCTCGGGCGTCGCACTCATCGGGGTCGCAGGAATCTGGGCGGGCTTCCCGGTTCTCGACCCCGTAGTCGGAGGTATAGTAAGCATATTCGTCGTACGTCAGGGGGTCGAGATATCGCGTGAGAACATAGACTACCTCGCGGGGAGAGCACCGCCTGAGGAAGAACAGGAACGGATTGGGGAGACGGTGAGAAGCCATCCCGAGGTCAGGGGAATACACGACTTCACGGCACATTACGTCGGGTCGAAGATAGAGGTCGAGACACACGTCGAGATAGACGCAGACCACAGTCTGAGAGAGGCACACGACATAGAGTCGGAGATCTACAGGAGTCTCAAGGAGATAGACTCCGTCGGAGACGTACATATACATCTCGACCCAGCCGGAATAGGTGAGTGGAAGGAAGCGTCGACTGAGGACGGTAGCTACACAGACACAGACACGGACACGGAAGACCGGGAAAGATACCGTAAACGCGATTAG
- a CDS encoding rhodanese-like domain-containing protein has translation MVLVAKLLELLGLQEYETADPNDAEEMVESDDYYVVDVRGRSDEQIPGTDETVSMREIDELADGLRDTEKEGVVVYCRSGMRSAGAARSLSKKGYDAVSLKGGIKGWKGSGRRVE, from the coding sequence ATGGTCTTAGTAGCCAAGCTACTCGAACTCCTCGGTCTCCAGGAGTACGAGACCGCAGACCCCAACGACGCAGAGGAGATGGTCGAGTCGGACGACTACTACGTCGTAGACGTACGTGGGAGATCTGACGAACAGATTCCAGGCACCGACGAGACAGTCTCGATGCGAGAGATCGACGAGTTAGCCGACGGCTTGAGAGACACGGAGAAAGAGGGAGTCGTGGTCTACTGCAGGTCGGGTATGAGGAGCGCGGGCGCGGCGAGGAGTCTGTCGAAGAAGGGCTACGACGCCGTGAGTCTCAAAGGTGGAATAAAGGGATGGAAGGGGTCGGGGCGCAGGGTCGAGTAG
- a CDS encoding cation diffusion facilitator family transporter — MASTKKVVYAALVANFLIAVAKFGAWTVTGSSSMLSEAYHSVSDTGNQVLLLLGIRMSEKGTSPEYPFGRGKEQYFYAFVVSVILFGIAGYSSLTEGIHRLGESYHESEVLINYVLLGLALVFEAYSLKNAYDGFRKEMEEKGYDSFWTAYTNSKDAALITALTEDTLAILGILVAIAGVYLTEVTQNVFYDAASSILIGLLLMGFAAVLAWENRGLIVGEGVTPSERDEILGAIETHDDVVGVADLRTMYLGADEVLVAVEVEFRDSMETSEIETAVDEVESLIRDCVPAADRIYVEAGGLTKY; from the coding sequence GTGGCATCCACAAAGAAAGTAGTATACGCAGCCCTTGTAGCCAACTTCCTGATAGCCGTCGCGAAGTTCGGCGCGTGGACGGTTACGGGAAGTTCGAGCATGCTCTCGGAGGCGTACCACTCGGTGAGCGACACCGGAAACCAGGTTCTCTTACTTCTCGGAATACGTATGAGTGAGAAGGGGACGTCGCCCGAGTACCCTTTCGGCAGGGGCAAGGAACAGTACTTCTATGCCTTCGTCGTCTCTGTCATACTCTTCGGAATAGCGGGATACTCGTCTCTGACCGAGGGCATCCACCGACTCGGCGAGTCTTACCACGAGTCAGAAGTCCTCATCAACTACGTCCTACTCGGACTCGCTCTCGTCTTCGAGGCGTACTCCCTCAAGAACGCCTACGACGGCTTCAGGAAGGAGATGGAGGAGAAAGGCTACGACTCGTTCTGGACGGCTTACACGAACAGTAAGGACGCGGCTCTCATCACAGCACTCACGGAGGACACCTTAGCGATACTCGGAATACTCGTGGCTATCGCGGGCGTCTACCTAACCGAGGTGACACAGAACGTCTTCTACGACGCGGCTTCGAGCATACTCATAGGACTCTTACTCATGGGATTCGCTGCCGTCCTCGCATGGGAGAACAGAGGTCTCATAGTCGGTGAGGGGGTCACGCCGTCGGAGAGGGACGAGATACTCGGAGCCATAGAGACACACGATGACGTCGTCGGTGTCGCCGACCTCAGGACGATGTACCTGGGAGCCGACGAAGTTCTCGTCGCTGTCGAGGTCGAGTTCCGTGACTCGATGGAGACCTCCGAGATAGAGACCGCCGTCGACGAGGTCGAGTCCCTGATACGCGACTGTGTCCCAGCCGCAGACAGGATATACGTTGAGGCGGGAGGACTTACTAAATATTAA
- a CDS encoding CDP-2,3-bis-(O-geranylgeranyl)-sn-glycerol synthase, with amino-acid sequence MIQPILETAVTAVWLMLPAYIPNNAAVIFGGGRRIDAGKEWGGRRILGDGKTWRGSVGGFVSGLVVALVLNLVSASGVPEFSIGAAVTLPLGAVLGDIGASFVKRRLGRERGESFPLLDQLDFVAGAWGLTAVFDTDWFLRLFTAEIIIAVLIITPLLHLTVNVVGYKIGVKNEPW; translated from the coding sequence ATGATACAGCCCATACTTGAGACAGCCGTGACAGCCGTCTGGCTGATGCTACCCGCCTACATACCCAACAACGCCGCCGTTATCTTCGGAGGCGGACGCCGGATAGACGCAGGTAAGGAGTGGGGTGGCAGACGCATACTCGGGGACGGAAAGACATGGAGAGGCTCCGTAGGCGGCTTCGTCTCGGGACTCGTGGTCGCTCTCGTTCTGAACCTCGTCTCAGCCTCCGGGGTTCCGGAGTTCAGCATCGGGGCGGCTGTCACACTCCCACTCGGAGCCGTCTTAGGGGACATAGGAGCTAGCTTCGTCAAGAGACGTCTCGGACGCGAGAGAGGCGAGTCTTTCCCCCTCCTCGACCAGCTAGACTTCGTTGCCGGAGCGTGGGGGCTGACAGCAGTCTTCGACACCGACTGGTTCCTGAGGCTCTTCACAGCCGAGATCATCATAGCAGTTCTTATAATTACCCCCCTTCTCCATCTTACGGTAAACGTAGTCGGTTACAAGATAGGAGTCAAGAACGAACCATGGTAA